A window of the Gossypium hirsutum isolate 1008001.06 chromosome A03, Gossypium_hirsutum_v2.1, whole genome shotgun sequence genome harbors these coding sequences:
- the LOC107887184 gene encoding transcription factor bHLH162: MKKNSCGGQSNSKPDRKAIEKKRRNDMKNLCFKLASLIPHHNFKPSKEIASQQDQLDLAAAYIKHLRERIEKLKRLKEEAMRSTEASSSMMERTASVGLTSPVLELRDFGSSIELVLITGLNKNFMLYEVISIFEQEGAEVVSASFSTVGGKIFHTLHAQAKLSRVGVETTRVCQRLQELIKSY, encoded by the exons ATGAAGAAGAACAGCTGTGGCGGTCAGTCGAATTCTAAACCTGATAGGAAAGCCATCGAGAAGAAGCGCAGAAATGACATGAAAAATTTGTGTTTTAAGCTTGCCTCTCTTATTCCTCACCACAACTTCAAACCCTCCAag GAAATTGCATCACAACAAGACCAGCTTGATCTTGCAGCTGCCTATATAAAACATTTGAGAGAAAGGATAGAGAAATTAAAGAGGTTGAAAGAAGAAGCAATGAGATCCACGGAAGCAAGCAGTAGCATGATGGAGAGGACAGCATCGGTTGGTTTAACTTCGCCTGTGCTTGAATTAAGAGATTTCGGGTCAAGCATTGAATTGGTTCTGATAACCGGATTGAATAAAAACTTCATGCTATATGAAGTTATTAGCATTTTTGAACAAGAAGGGGCTGAAGTTGTAAGTGCCAGCTTTTCCACTGTGGGTGGCAAGATTTTTCATACCCTTCATGCTCAG GCTAAACTTTCTAGAGTTGGTGTAGAGACTACAAGGGTGTGTCAGAGACTGCAAGAACTGATTAAGAGTTACTAA